From a region of the Mycolicibacterium sp. MU0050 genome:
- a CDS encoding site-2 protease family protein, translated as MNIRPVRSPRRSVRPSPIFLVILAVTGLGGALAWTCGAAEPANPPLAHAAVLLFVFAGWVVSLCLHEFGHAYTAWRFGDHEVAGRGYLTLNPLKYSNPMLSLGLPLLFVALGGIGLPGGAVWLRTGSMTKWQRTAVSLAGPSANLALAVLLLGSSAVFATPERSVFWAGVAFLGLLQVMAVVLNLLPVPGLDGYGALEPHLSPQTQRALDGFKGWGILLLVVVLLMSPLGRWFFQLVYEIFALLGGDRALAAVGLDLALFWSLR; from the coding sequence ATGAACATCCGGCCCGTCCGGTCCCCGCGGCGGTCGGTGCGGCCCAGCCCGATCTTCCTGGTGATCCTGGCCGTCACCGGCCTCGGCGGTGCACTGGCGTGGACCTGCGGCGCGGCCGAGCCCGCCAATCCCCCGCTGGCGCATGCGGCGGTGCTGCTCTTCGTGTTCGCCGGCTGGGTGGTGTCGCTGTGCCTGCACGAGTTCGGCCACGCCTACACCGCCTGGCGGTTCGGCGACCACGAGGTGGCCGGTCGCGGCTACCTCACGCTGAATCCGCTCAAGTACTCCAACCCGATGCTCTCGCTGGGGTTGCCGCTGCTGTTCGTGGCCCTCGGCGGTATCGGCCTGCCCGGCGGGGCGGTGTGGCTGCGGACCGGTTCGATGACCAAGTGGCAGCGCACCGCGGTGAGCCTGGCCGGGCCGTCGGCCAACCTGGCGCTGGCGGTGTTGCTCCTGGGTAGCAGCGCGGTGTTCGCCACCCCGGAGCGCTCGGTGTTCTGGGCCGGGGTGGCCTTCCTGGGTCTGCTGCAGGTGATGGCCGTCGTGCTCAACCTGCTGCCGGTGCCCGGGCTGGACGGCTACGGTGCGCTGGAGCCGCACCTGAGCCCGCAGACGCAGCGGGCGCTGGATGGCTTCAAGGGCTGGGGCATCCTGCTGCTGGTGGTCGTCCTGCTGATGTCGCCGCTGGGCCGGTGGTTCTTTCAGCTGGTCTACGAGATCTTCGCGCTGCTCGGCGGCGACCGTGCGCTGGCCGCGGTGGGCTTGGACCTGGCGCTGTTCTGGTCGCTGCGCTGA